The Rosa rugosa chromosome 3, drRosRugo1.1, whole genome shotgun sequence sequence TTGGCTCCCTTCTTGTACGGGTACCTAAAGCAACATGTATGAACAGTGTCTCAATTGATTTGGCTGGACCAGAATATTGACTTTGTGGATAAGGGAAAAAAGTATCAACCAATCTGTAAAGGACGTGAAGCACATCCtactgtctcagactcagatgcaTCATATTCAAACTGGTGGATGGAGATTAATTATTATAGGTTGAAATTTTGAAACCCAAGAGGAAAATGAGTGACAAAAGTATAAGAAAATGGTTGATTTGTGCTTCACCCAAGTTTTATTTTTGGTACTGAGAAATTGATTTGTCTCTTCCTACTTGAAAATCACGTACAAGGTATTGAGGGGCTGCGGATCTAAAACAATAATGAGACAGGAGTGTACGTTTACGATTAGATAATAAGCTTTGCTTGGCTTTTTTTGGACTCGTTGATAGAGATGATGATACTGGAGGCATGACTAAGCCTATACACTTTTTAGAGATGGAAAGGCATTTTGGACTCTATAGTAGACAGGAATAATCAATTGGATTAGAGTTCATGAACACTACATGTTATTACTTAACAATTGGCATAGTTTTGTACACATTGGATTGACTATCATTATTGATGACTAGCAGGAATGTTAAATCAAATAATAAGTAATAGTAAGATTACAGTTACTCCAGGCATTACCAGTAATAATGCATGTTTTTGAGTATTCCCAGCTGCTAGGTGGTAAGGAGTGGAAGAAGGTACTCAGACTTGGTGCCAAAGACTCGAGCCTTGGTGTCGGGGAAATGTTCGAACCCCGGCAGTGTTGTTAGAGCTCCAGTCTTGCTTACCTCAACAGGATATCGAAGAAGGTGACCGGGAAGGTCACCAGGAAAAGTGTCACTTGAGAAAAGATCCCAGTTTGTTTCCGCAAGGTGATTCACCGTCCGGATGCATTCCATTGATTCTGGATTCAAGAAAGAGCTGTCAAGCACTTTAAGGTGCTCATACCATAGTGTCACCCTGAAAGCATATATCTCTCCCCTAGCTGGGTCAGTGGAATTAGCCAAATAATTAGTCTGAAATGCTCCCATAGCAATTTCGGAGTCCCTCGCCCCATCCATTGACCTTTGGTTTATGTTGGCAGATCCAATGATAATGTATTCATCATCAACTGTAGAAAAAACACATGTTAGAATGCTTTGATCTAGTAATCTGAACTCAAAACGAGTAATCAATTCATCGTTTGTCAGACAGTAATTAGAACAGCACATTCTAACATGCTTGCACATACCAAATAGTTGGTTATCTAGCATTTCCTGTTATGCTTTAACTTTTAATGGGATGTTTGCAGTTAGTAATAATCACATACCTATCATCATTTTTGAGTGCACATAAATCATGAAGCGCCGGGCCTTCTGAGCTCTGATGTAATCAGTGTCTGGCTCTGGAGTCTCTGGAGGTACATATTCTCCATCCTTCACGGTCTCCCGGTTCCCAAGGCAGAAGAATGTAAGATAGTCTCTAGGGTTTGCATTCAAACCCTTTCTCTGAAGGGCCTCAGAGATATCAGTGTACATCATCTCCAATGTCCTTTTTTGCCAATCTAATATAGCCTGAACAGAACCACTCTCGGGTATACCTTCTGGCCACATTGGGAGAACAATGTAGACAGCAAACCTCTCCCCTGCTTCAATTTTACTAACAATCTTCAGTGACAGCTCCTTTGGGATAAGATGCAGAGCATTAATATCCTCATCCTTGATATCTTTTGATCTCCACCCAAATGAGCTTCCAAGGAAGTACTGATTCTCTATGTAAATGAAATTCTTTGCTCGGCGAATGGCATGGACATATGCATCCTGGATGCTTCTGTCTATGATGTTGTTCTTCCCACTCACAAGTCCCCTTTGTGTTGCTTCAAGTGGATTCTCAGGAAATCCCAAAGCAGCTCCATTGTCGATGGAACGAAACAGCTGAACATTCCATGCTTCACTGTCATTTGATAACTTGTTCTGTAAAGGGTGAACTGTGATTTCCTCAAGCTTGCTTAGTGAAAATAAGAACTTGTCACCAACTTGCTTTTTCCACCTCTGCTCAAAGTTGTACAAGACATCCCAAGCAACAGGCCCTTCAAGTTTGCAATGGATATCATGCCATGGCTCTCTTGGACCGCCTTTTCTAATCGAAGAGCCTGGAAAGTTTGGCTGATGGAAGTCCTTATGGTGAGTTGTGCCTAGAGTTGAAAATAGGGGGTGTTTCTGAGTGTCATATCTTCCATCACAAAGATCAATGCCTCCAACAAAGCTCAGAATCCTCCTTTTTTGCGAGGGATCTCCACTGACTATCTCACTGTCAACTACAACTGTTTTTTGATGGTGAGTGAACATTGTAGAAGTCTCAAAACCTTGAATAATGCTTCTACCAAGATCAGGGTTCCTCGGGCAAAGGAAGCAATGAACTTTTGTGTTTCGAAAGTACTCCTCAGTTTCTTGATCATGTGTTGTCATCAGACCATCCTTTTTAAATTGAGGAATAGAAGTTCTGTCATCCCAAACAAGCAAGAGAACTAGAACACCCTCATCAGCCTTTTTCTTGAGAAGCTGTCCTAATGTGAGCTCATCTCCTGCTTTTCGCCTTTGTGGATCCCTCAGCAAGTTTATTTCAGTGGAGACAGACCAGCCAGTTATGTAGATCAAGTGTTTTGCATTAGTGATTGCATCAAATATGTCCTCCCAACATCCTCGTGGCTCGTAGAATCCCCCATTGGCCATAGGAATCCCAGGATTAAAATCATCCGCGACATGCGAATCTTGGTAGAGGGTAACCCTGCAACCCTGTCTTTGATTGAAAAAGGTCCAAGGAACACCCTCATAGTCAGGACTTCTGAGTCCCTGAGACCAATGGCAATGAGCATCTTCTGCAACACTTGAGAATTGCAACTGGACATGAATTCTAGAGTTTCCATGGATGGGATTGTGTTCTTCATCTAGTATCTCAACCCATCTGTCCACCACATAGCCCTTTATGATATCTTCAACTGGTATATAAGCTCTTCCTATGAGTGTGGCACCAATAGGATCATTAGCTTTGACAGTGAAGATAATGTGTGAGATGAAATGAGCACTGTAGATGTGGAAATCTTCCTTCCATATGGGGTTGTGGGGATTGTTTATCATTCGGGTTCGTGCCACCCGAGCCTTGTCTAGATCAACTGTTGCATAGATTTTGGAACCAGAGATCTACAAAAAAAAGTTCATGGTCTGCCAGTAAGTAAATTATGCACATAAATTTTAACTGATTGAGTAGTCTAGGAGGAAAATGAGATTGATATTTTTTGGCGAAGGAAAATTAATGTACCTGAGGTCCGCACAGTACCAGCCTCTTGATTTGATCTACACATTTTTTAGGCGACTGTTGTGCATCCAGAATGTGAAAGTAATTAAGAAATAAAAAGCAAGTTACTATGGCAAGAACACTTTGGCAGAACAGAATTATTAGTTCTTGTACAGATTAAGCATTTAAAGATAATATAGAGAAAacagtttgaaactttgaattagACACTATGCAAGCATGGTATGCGAGTTTTCAtcacaattttcaattttgtcaGAATTAATTTGAATAGTAGCACTATTTTCAGCATTCTGGAAATATTTAGCTATATACTAGAATGGTTGGTGATGATGACAACATTGTGAAAATGATATAAGACAAATTTGTCTAGCAGATAAGCTTCTTTAATAGAtattctctatatatatatatatatatatatatatatatatatttttttttttttttttgcatcaaTTCACtcccaaaagaaaagagaaagtacTAAATCATTAGCAGCCAACACAGAAAAAACTTTTTCTATTGCAAGATTGAATCACATAGAAACCTCAAACTGCTAGTAACTTAAATAACAAGGCAAGGTGATTCAAATGGATTTAGGATGTCTGATTGTGTTATTAGGTCTGGCTAAACTCCAGATATTAGGGGTAATTAAGTACTTTTTTGAGTTCCTATGAGATTGTCAAAGACTATGCCGATTTAGATATAAGCACAACATTATCTTCAAATAGACTTTGCATATTATTTCGGCTTTTGGTCCAAACGTTTACTCTAAAACTTTACAACCAATGTGTCCTCGATCACTTACTATTGGAATTATAAGTTCAATTCCCCTTTTAATGGGTGCACCCTCGATCAgttctttaaaaaaataaaaaataaagaataaataaaaaaggaaaaatactCGTACCTTCCACAATAAGCCGAGTCCACATCCACTGTGTAGCTTATCAATCCCATAAATTGTTGCATAAAGTGTCCCATGAAGCAGACGTGGCATTGTTTTTTATCTgtaaaaacaaaccaaaacccagaaacatacCCATATATTAgcaaccatatatatatatatatatatatatatatatatatatatatatatataaagatcatatccagagcggagctccgctttgaaattaacgtgtgaagtttgagttttgggtcacttttcggtcgcatatcctcatctcgatcgttcagtttttaggtactagtgtatagatcatctctgcaaattttcagccaaaatgatgatcgttaaggcattgataactgtcttaaagctagtacggttcaggttgacagatttaGTCTGtcaattggtttaagcgagttagatactttaacgatcatcaatttggctgaaaatttgcagagatgatctatacactagtacctaaaaactgaaaggTCGAGATGTGggtatgcgaccgaaaagtgaccaaaaactcgaacttcacacgttaatttcaaagcggagctccgctctagataggatatatatatatatgtaatgtaCAAGAAAAAGAATT is a genomic window containing:
- the LOC133741142 gene encoding phospholipase D alpha 1-like yields the protein MPRLLHGTLYATIYGIDKLHSGCGLGLLWKSPKKCVDQIKRLVLCGPQISGSKIYATVDLDKARVARTRMINNPHNPIWKEDFHIYSAHFISHIIFTVKANDPIGATLIGRAYIPVEDIIKGYVVDRWVEILDEEHNPIHGNSRIHVQLQFSSVAEDAHCHWSQGLRSPDYEGVPWTFFNQRQGCRVTLYQDSHVADDFNPGIPMANGGFYEPRGCWEDIFDAITNAKHLIYITGWSVSTEINLLRDPQRRKAGDELTLGQLLKKKADEGVLVLLLVWDDRTSIPQFKKDGLMTTHDQETEEYFRNTKVHCFLCPRNPDLGRSIIQGFETSTMFTHHQKTVVVDSEIVSGDPSQKRRILSFVGGIDLCDGRYDTQKHPLFSTLGTTHHKDFHQPNFPGSSIRKGGPREPWHDIHCKLEGPVAWDVLYNFEQRWKKQVGDKFLFSLSKLEEITVHPLQNKLSNDSEAWNVQLFRSIDNGAALGFPENPLEATQRGLVSGKNNIIDRSIQDAYVHAIRRAKNFIYIENQYFLGSSFGWRSKDIKDEDINALHLIPKELSLKIVSKIEAGERFAVYIVLPMWPEGIPESGSVQAILDWQKRTLEMMYTDISEALQRKGLNANPRDYLTFFCLGNRETVKDGEYVPPETPEPDTDYIRAQKARRFMIYVHSKMMIVDDEYIIIGSANINQRSMDGARDSEIAMGAFQTNYLANSTDPARGEIYAFRVTLWYEHLKVLDSSFLNPESMECIRTVNHLAETNWDLFSSDTFPGDLPGHLLRYPVEVSKTGALTTLPGFEHFPDTKARVFGTKSEYLLPLLTT